GACGGGGTTGATGGCGTCGATGATGGAGTGCGTGACGTGGACGAACTCCAGTTCGCAGCGCTCGCCGATGGGCATCGTGCCGCCGGCCTTCATCTTCACGAGTTCGTTGTCGACGCCGAACTTCTGCTCGCCCTCGATTTGGCCCTTCACCAGTTCGATGGTGAACGGGGACGCGACGATGGGCGCGTCGTACCGGTGGGCGAGCTTCGAGAGCGCGCCGATGTGGTCGAGGTGGCCGTGGGTCGGGACGATGGCCTGCACGTCGCCCTCGAGGTCGGACATGACGCGGTCGTCCGGGATGGCGCCCATGTCGATGAGGTCGAGGCTGTGCATCTTCTCGGTCTCGACGTTGTCGTGGATGAGGACCTGCGAGAGGTTGAGGCCCATGTCGAAAATCACGATGTCGTCGCCTGCTCGGACGGCAGTCATCTGCCGACCGACTTCCTCGTAACCGCCGATGGTTGCAATCTCGATTTCCATAGTTGGAATCACTGAAATCCGCGTTTTCGCGCGTATTGAAACAGCCGCGGGCTGGCGGCGACCGACTCCGGCGTCTCGCAGCCGTCAGCCGTCGTCGCGTGAACGCCCGCGACGCTGCTCTTATCGACCGTACGCTCCGCGGTGTTAAAAACAACGGGGATTGGCCGGCTGCGCCTGTGAACCACCACAACACACAACACAGTTCGCTTCGTTGACTGGAGCGCATGTCGAACGCGACGTTCCACGTCTACGAGGACTCGGCCGGACAGTACCGCTGGCGACTCGTCCACCGCAACGGCAACATCATCGCGGACTCCGGCGAAGGGTACGCCTCCAAGCAGAAGGCCAAACAGGGCCTCCGGAGCGTGCAGGACAACGCCGCGGACGCCGACGTGGTAGAGGAGAAACCGCCCGAACAGTAGCCCGCGAAACCCGGTTCAGCCGTCGATGCGAGTGCCGGCGTCCCGCCCCGCGAGAAAGTCGTCGAGGTCGTCGGGGCCGAAGACGAACGCCGGCGACCCGAGGCCGAGCAGCGCCTCCACCTTCGCCGCCATCCCGCCGGTCACGTCCGTCGCGTCGCTCTCGCCGAGCGCCGCCGCCGCGTCCTCGTAGGCGGTAATCTCGGGAATCACGTCGCCGTGCTGGTCGAGGACGCCGGGGACCGTCGAGCAGAGGCCGACGCGGTCCGCGACGAGTCGGTCCGCGAGGCGGACCACGAGTTCGTCGCCGCTCACGATGGTCGCGCCCTCGCCGGCGTGTGCGAGCACGTCGCCGTGGAGCACCGGCACGAACCCCTCTTCGAGCATCGCGTCCAGTTGCCCGGTCGGCAGGAACAGGTGCCCGTCCTCGCCGCGGAACCCCGCGGAGAACGGGTGAACGGGAACCGCCGGCACGCCCGCGTCTGCGAGCGCGTCGACGACGGCCTCGTTCAGGTCCTCCATCGCGCCTGCGATGTCGCGGACGGCCGCGGCGTCCTTCGTCCCCTCCGTGCTCGACACGCCGTGCTCGGCGGCGTGCGGGTGGCCGAAACTCCCGCCGCCGTGGACGACCACGAGGTCCGAGACGCCCGAGTCGGCGACGGCGCCGGCGAGGTCGGCGAGGCGGTCGGTCGCCACCGTCTCAGGTTCGTCTTTCTCCGTGACGACGCTCCCGCCGAGTTTCAGGACGACGGTCACTCGACGCGCACCCCCTCGGTCGCGAGTTCGGCGCGGAACGCCTCCTCGCAGTCCGGCGTCAGCGACAGCGCCGTCACTGACCCGCCGTCGTCGTCCAGCGCGACGATGGAGCCGCCGCCGCCCGCGCCCGTGAGCTTCGCACCGACGGCGCCGCCGTCGCGGGCCGCCCACACCATGTTGTCCAGTGTCCGCGCGGACACGCCGAGCGCCGACAGCAGGCCGTGGTTGAAGTTCATCAGGCGCCCGAGCGTCTCCACGTCGCCGTCGGCGAGCGCTCGCTCGCCCTCCCGGACGAGGTCGCCGACCGTCTCGACGGTGTCCGCCGCGAACTCGAACTCGTCGCGGAGCGCGCGAACCCCGGACACCAGTTCGCCGGTGTCGTGGCTCGTGCCGTCGTAGCCGACGACGAACGGGAGGTCCGGTGCTTCCAGCGTCGTGCAGTCGTCGCCCTCGACGCGCACCGCGCCGCCCATCGCCGAGCAGAACGTGTCTGCGCGGGACGCCTGCCCGTCCTGTACCTCGTGTTCCACGCGGTACGCGCGGTCGGCGACCTCCCGGGTGTCGAGTTTCACGCCGAGTTCGCGGGTCGCCGCGTCGATGCCCGCCACCGCGACGGCGGCGCTCGACCCGAGCCCCGCGCCGAGGGGAATCTCGCTCTCTATCTCCACGTCGAAGCCGGCGTCCGGCCGCCCGGCGGCGTCCCGTGCCTGCGCGACCGCCTCGTCGACGTACCCGGTCGCCGCCTCGACGAGCGGCGTCGGCACGTCCACGTCCGGCCCGTCGTCGCTCGCGTTGCCGTACTCCACGGTGAAGCCGTCGATGGACAGCGCGTCCGCCGACACCCGGAGGCGGTCGTCGTCGCGCTCCGAGACGGTTACCCGCGCCCGGCGCTCGATGGCACACGGCACCGCCGGCTCCCCGTAGACGACGGCGTGCTCGCCGAAGAGGTACACCTTCCCCGGCGCACTCGAAGTCGTAGTCATACCTCCCGGTGTGACCCGTGCCGTTACAGAAGTTCCGGAACGCGACGCCCGCCCCGCGCTTATTGCCCTCGGACGCGAGGACAGGGTATGCGTCCAGTCATCGACCACGTCCCGTTCGCCGGCGCCAGTCACGACGCGCTCGTCGAACGCTTCGAGACAGCGGGGTTCTCCCCCGACTACGGCGGCGAACACCCCGACGCAGGCACCGAGATGTCTGCGCTCGTCTTCCCCGACGGCTCCTACCTCGAACTCGTCGCACCGACCCGCGACGACCCCGCGTGGTGGGGCGACTTCTTCGAATACGGCGACCCCGTCGCCGGGCCGAGCGACTGGTGTATCGAGTCGGGGAGCGTCCACGCCGAGTGCCAGCGCGTCATCGACCACGACGTGGAAGTCCACGGCCCCAGCCACGGGAGCCGCGAGCGCCCCGACGGCACGGTCGTCGAGTGGGACAACGCCTTCCTCGGGCCGCCCGACGAACACCTCCTGCCGTTCGTCGTCACCGACCGCACGCCCCGCGAGTACCGCGTCCCCGACGCCGACAACTACGGCGCCCCCGTCTCCGGAATCGACTGCGTCGTGCTCGCGACCGAGGACTTAGAGAGCGCGGTCGACCGATTCCGACGACTCTACCGCTTCCCGAACCCCGAGTACGACTACGACGACGCGTTCGGCGACCTCGCGTCGTTCCCGGGACAGGACGTGGTGCTCTGCGAACCGACCGACGGCGAACTCCGCGAGCGCGTCGACCGATTCGGGCCGTGTCCCGCGACCGTGCTCCTCACCGCAGACGTAGACGACGCCGTCCACCAGCACCCGCTCGACGGCGGACGCGAGTGGTTCGAGCGGCGCGTTCGAATGGTCGAAGGGCTCGCTCCGCACCTCGGCGTCGTCTCGCGGAACTGAACGGCTGCGCCGCTGCGCGGACGGAGAAACGAAAAGTACGAACGTCGAAATACGGGCTTAGAGGCCGTCCTCGAAGTCCTCGAGGGCGTACGTCGGCTCCGCGCCGCGGCGGTCCAGCGTCTCGTTGGCGAGCAGCCAGTAGACGACGGACAGCGCGCGTCGGCCCTTGTTGTTCGTCGGGACGACGAGGTCGACGTTGCTCGTCTGGTTGTTCGAGTCGCACATCGCAATCACGGGGATGCCGACCGTGATGGCCTCCTTGACGGCCTGGGAGTCACCGATGGGGTCGGTGACCACGAGGACGTCCGGCTCGATGTAGCCGTCGTACTGCGGGTTCGTCAGCGTCCCCGGGATGAAACGGCCGGTCCGGGCGCGCGCGCCGACCGCTTCCGCGAACTTCTCCGCGGGGAAGCGACCGTACTGGCGGCTGGACGTGACCAGAATCTGCTCGGGGTCGTAGTTCGCGAGGAAGTCCGCGGCCGTGCGGATACGGTCGTCCGTCTTCGACACGTCCAGCACGTACAGACCGTCGGTACGGACGCGGTGGATGAACCGCTCCATGTCGTTGGTCTTCTGCTGGGTGCCGATGTGGACGCCGGCGCCGAGGTAGTCCTCGACGGGGATGAGGAGGTCGGCCTCCTCGTCGCTCATGACGTCCTCCGTGGCCGTCGACTCCGGCTCGGGTTCTTCGCTCGTCTGTTCGTCTGTCTGGGCCTCGCTCTCGGTCGCTTCCTCGGCGGCAGGCGCGTCCTGCTCGTCCTCGGGCGCGTCCTCGAGTTCGGCCTCTGTGTCGGATTCGTTCTCGCTCATGCTTCGTCCGCGATGCGGATGAGTTCGTTTAGCTTGGCGGTTCGCTCGCCGCCGACCGCGCCCGTCTTGATGAACGGCGCGTCGGTCGCGACGGCGAGGTGTGCGATGGTCGCGTCCTCGGTCTCGCCGCTCCGGTGGGAGACGACCGCGTCGTACCCGTTCCGGGAAGCGAGTTCGATGGCGTCGAACGCCTCGGAGAGCGTGCCGATCTGGTTCGGCTTCACGAGGATGCTGTTGGCAGCGCCCTCGTCGATGCCGCGCTGGAGACGCTCCGTGTTCGTTACGAACAGGTCGTCCCCGCAGACGAGCGTGCGGTCGCCCACGCGCTCGGTCAACTCGGCGAACGCCTCGAAGTCGTCCTCGTCGAGCGGGTCCTCGACGTACGCGAGGTCGTACTCGTCGACGAGGTCGGCGACGTAGTCGACCTGCTCGGCGGTCGAGCGGTGCTCGTCGCCGAACACGTACTCGTCACCGTCGTAGCGCTCGGCGGCCGCGAGGTCGAGGCCGATGCGAATCTCGAAGCCGAACTCCTCGGCCACGTCGCTCGTCGCCTCGTCCACGATTTCGAACGCGGTGGCGTCGTCGATGGACGGCGCCCACGCGCCCTCGTCGCCTTTCGCGGCGGCCTCGCCGCGCTCCTCTAAGAGGTCGCCGACGCGCTCGTGCACGGCGGCGTTCGCGAACACGGCCTGCCGGACGCTCGGTGCGCCGACGGGCGCCGCGAGGAACTCCTGAATCGCGGTCGCGTCGGCGGCGTGCTCGCCGCCCCCGACCACGTTCCCGAGCGGCACGGGGAAGTTCCGACCGCGGAACGCGCCCCCGAGGTGCTGGTACAGCGGCGCACCGAGGACGTCCGCGGCGGCCTTCGCGACGGCCATGCTGACGGCGACGGCGCTGTTCGCGCCGACCTCGGAGAAGTCCTCCGTGCCGTCGGCCGCGCGAAGCGCCGAATCGACGCTGCGCTGGTCGCCCGCGAACTCGCGTCCCTCCAATCGGGGCGCGATTCGCTCGCGGGCTGCCGCAATCGCCTCGTCGACGGGGAGTTCGATGGCCTCGTACTCGCCCGTGCTCGCGCCCGACGGCGCGGCGGCACGACCGAACCCACCGCTCTCCGTCGACACCTCGGCCTCCACGGTCTTGTTGCCGCGGGAGTCGAGTATCGGGCGGAACCGGACGGCCTCGATGCGCGTCATCTCAGTTCTCCCTCCGGACCGTGAACGGGAGCGCGTCCGCGTCGTACTCCTCGGCCGCGATGAGGATGGGCTCGGTCTGGTCGGTGTCGACCAGCACCGGCGCCCCGTACGACACCTGCAGCGCTCGCGCGCCGATGATGCGCGCCTTCTCGTACCGGCTGAATTGCTGTGACTCGGTCATTGGTAGGGGGAAACCACGTCCACGAGGTCCTGGTGGGAGACCAGCATGCGTCGACAGCAGTGCCGGTCCACGCCGAGGTCGTCCAGCACGTCCGCTGGGTCCTCGTCGCCGTCGTGCGACTCGGCGCGTGCCTTGAACTCCTCCCAGTACTCGCCGACGACGTTACCGCACGTGAAACACCGGACTGGTACCATCATGGCTTGGTCACCTCAGCGGTAGGACTTCTGGTAGCGGGCGCGAGCACCGGGGCCGCCCCACTTCTTGGACTCGGACTGCCGGACGTCGTTGACCAGCAGACTCCGGTCGAACTCCCGGTAGGCGTCGCGGAGCTCCGCGTCGCCGAGGTGCTCGACCAGACCGCGCGCGATGGCGGTGCGGACGGCGTCAGCCTGCCCCGCGAAACCGCCACCGGACACGTCGATGTCCACGTCGACGTCGTCGCGGAGGTCCTCGCCGGCGATGCGGAACGGCTCCAGCATCTTCAGGCGGGACATCTCCGGCTCGACGAGTTCGACGGGCTGGGAGTTGATTCGCACGCGACCCTTCCCGTCGCTCACGGTGGCGCGAGCGACAGCCGTCTTCTTCTTACCGGACGTGTTGGTTACCATGTGACGTTAGCCCCCAGTTCTTCGGAGACTTCGCCGAGGGTGACGAAGCGAATGTTCGAGAGTCGGTCCAGCGACGTTCCCTCGAGGATTTCGCCGTCCTCGTCAGTCGGGTTGCCGACGTAGACGCGGACGTTCTCGAGTGCCTCGCGACCGCGGTCCTTCTTGTACGGAAGCATCCCGCGAATCGCGCGCTTGAAGATTCCGTCGGGGCGCTTCGGGTAGTACGGACCGCTGTCGGAGCCGAGCTCCGCGCGCTTGTTGTACGTCCCGAAGACGTCGTCTTTGGTGCCGGTGATGATGGTCTGCTCGGCGTTGACGACGGCGACCGTCTCGCCGTCGAGGGCGCGTTCGGCGACGTTCGTCGCGACGCGACCCATGATGCAGTCCCGAGCGTCGACGACCACGTCGGCGTCGAACTCTGCGAGACTCATCGAATCACCCGCACGTCGTTCCCGTCGGGGTTCTGTTCGACTGCCTGTTCCAGATGGACGGCCTCGCCGTCGGCGTGCTCGATTTTCGTCTCCGCGCTGCCGGAGAAGTCCACGGCAGCGATGGTGACTGACTTTCGAAGCGCGCCGGACCCCAGCACCTTGCCGGGGACGACGACGGTCTCGTCCTCGTTCGCGTATCGTTCGATGCGACTCAGGTTCACCTCGGCGTGCGTGCTCCGGGGCTTCTCCAGCCGGCCGGCCACGTCCTGCCAGACGTCCGCACCCGAATCTCGGGAGACGGATTTCAGTTCGGCGATGAGACTGCTGAGTCTCGGACTTGTCTTGCTCATGCTCCTAACTCTCGGAAATTGTGAGAAGTGGAGTGCAGGGAGCAGGATTTGAACCTGCGAACCCCTACGGGACAGCGCCCTGAACGCTGCGCCTTTGGCCTAACTTGGCTATCCCTGCACGGCCGCGGTGGCGCTTCACTTCTCAGTTGCCCCCGACCCTTCTTACCGATTTCGATTGCCGGACCCGAGGCTCCCGGGGCAGGAGCGGTCGCCGGCGCGGTAGTGTGGGTCGGATTGGGCATCGTGTTTAGTTTACAGTTGGACTGCCTGTTCGAGTTCGTCCGCTCGGTCGACCAGGGTGTCGACCGCTCGGAGAACCAGTTCGGTGACGGGCATCGAGCCGTCGGACTCCACGTGGAAGACGAACGCGCCCGAGACGTCCTCGACCTCGACCTCCTTGCCGGGGTACCGGTTCGTGAGGTCGTTGTCGAACTCGTCGGTCTGGACGTACTCGCCGTCCTCCTCGATGACGCCGCGGAGAATCTCCGGCTCCTCGTCCTCGTACTCCGCGCGGTCGCCGACCACGTTCACCGTCTGCAGGTGGCGGTAGCCGACCGCGACGCCGCCCTGGTGTTTGGCGTGGTCGCGACCGTGCGCGAGCACGGCGTCCGCTTCGAGTTCGAGGCGCTGGTCGTCTTTCAACTCGATGATGGGCACGTTCTTGTCCGCGGGTTCGACGTCCGGGTCGGAACTCACGAGGTCACCGGAGTACGCGGTACCCGGGCCCTCGACGTCGAGCGCGAGCGTCACCGAGTCGCCCACCTCGAAGTCGTCGGGCGTGGTGAGCGGCACCAGCCCGAGCCGAAGCGCGAGCTGTTCGTCGAACATCACGCTCGAGTTCTCCACGAACCGCACGTCGTCGATGGAGAGCGTCGGCACGTCGGCGAGAATCGCTCGCCGGATGCCGTTCGCGAACGCGGGCGTGATGTTGTGGACGACGAACAGGGCTTCCCGGTCGCCTTTGTCGACGAATTCGACGTCGAAGTCCGTGCTCATGGCTTAGTACCCGCTGTTCTTCGGTGGTCGCGTCCCGTCGTGGGGAATCGGGGTCACGTCCTCGATGCGGCCGATTTCGAGTCCGGCGCGAGCCATCGCTCGAATCGCGGCCTGCGCGCCCGGCCCGGGGCTCCGCTGCAGGTTGCCACCGGGGCCGCGGACGCGAACGTGAACCTTCTCGATGCCCTGTTCGAGGACGTTCTCTGCGAGCTGTTCGGCCATCTGCATCGCGGCGTACGGGGACGCCTCGTCACGGTTCTGCTTCACCACGGAGCCACCACTGGACTTCGCGAGCGTCTCGGCGCCCGTCTCGTCCGTGACGGTCATGATGGTGTTGTTGAACGAGGCGTGGATGTGCGCGATGCCCCATTTGGTTTCGTCAGCCATTGTTGGTCACTCCTGTGCACCGGCGCGAGCCGGGTGCAGTTCGTCGGTGAGTTCGCTCGTCTCGTCGAACGCGATGGCGTCCTCCTCGCTGACCTCGACCTTGTAGGACGGCGCCGTGACGCGGCGACCGTCGACCGTGATGTGGCCGTGGTTGAGGAACTGACGGGCCTGCGAGACCGTGTTCGCGAGGCCGTCGCGGTAGACGATGGTCTGGAGGCGTCGTTCGAGGACGTCCGTCACGTCGAGGGACAGGACGTCGTCGAGGCCTTCCTCAGCGGAGAGGATGCCGATGCGCTGCAGACGCGTGACGAACTCGTCGCCGGAGACCTCGCCCGTCTGCCCGAGCAGGCTCCGTGCTTCGCGGCGGTAGTCGCGCAGTTCGGACTGCGCTCGCCACAGCTCTTCTTTGTTCTTCAGGCCGTAGCGCGAGAGGAGGTCGGACTCCTCCGCGATACGCTCGCCCTGATACGGGTGGTTCGGCGTCTCGTAGAACTTGGTGTTCTCGCCAGGGAGACCCATTACTCCTCACCTCCCTCTTCTTCTGCCTGTTCTTCCTTGATAGCCTCGACGTTCACGCCGATGGTACCCTCGGTACGACCGGTGGACTTCGTGCGCTGACCGCGGACCTTCTGTCCGCGCTCGTGGCGGATGCCCTTGTACGAGCGGATCATCCGCATGCGGTTGATGTCTTGGTCGCGCGTGAGTTCCACGTCGTTGCCCGTGATGTGCTGGGTGTCGCCGGTGTAGAAGTCGTTCCGGCGGTTCGCCAGCCAGTCCGGGGCGTGTTCCGTGAACCCGTCGACGGCTTCGGTGACGCTCTCGATGGCGTCCTCGTCGAGGCGGCCGAAGGTAGCGGAGCGGTCGACGCCCGCTTCCTCGGCGATGACCCGCGCGACTCGACGGCCGACGCCGTCGAGTTCCGCGAGGGCGCGCTCGACGGTCTTCGTCCCGTCGAGGTCTGTCTGACCGATGCGGACGAAGTATCGAATGTCCTCGTCCGCGTCCTGTTGTTCTTCCGAACTCATGATTGGTGTGTTGCGGAAAGGCGTCGTGGCGGGGATTTGAACCCCGGAGGCTTACGCCACAGAGTTAGCAACCCTGCGCCTTGACCAGGCTAGGCTACCACGACACGGCTTTCTTGGTGTATCTTCGCCCTCTCGGACTCGGGACCCGTGCCCCTACAGTGACTGCACTCGTGAGAACTCGTGGCCCGTACTTAAACATCACGAAAGCAAGGTGGCGTCTCGGCACTCCCCAGACCGAGCCAGTAGCCGACTACGCGTCGAGTACGTCCACGTACTCGTCGTTTATCTCCCAGCCGCCGTCGCCGTCCTCGACCATGTACTCGCCGTAGTACGGGACGCGCTCGTCGACGGTCTCGCGGAACGCCTCGCGAATCTCTGGTCTCGTCATGTCGCCCATCGACCGCAGGTCGTCGTTCCGGTTCAGACACCCCTTCAGGTATCCTTCGTGCGTGACGCGCACGCGATGGCAGTTCGCGCAGAACTCCTCGTTGCCCACCGGGTCGACGATTTCGACCATCCCGCCGCCCGAATCGGCGTCCTCGCCGCCCACCCAGTAGCGCTTCCGGTCGTGCATCTCCCGGGTCTCCACGCGCTCGGCGCGCTCCGCCAGCCAGTCGTGGACGTCGCCGATGTCCACCGCCCACTCCGGCTTCCCGACGAGTTCCGGCATGAACTCGATGAGTTGGAGCTGTAGACCGTCGTTCTCGGCGACGTGGTCGACCATCTCCGGGACGTATCCCGCCGTCTTCTCGAACACGACCATGTTCAGTTTCACCGGGTCGAGGCCCGCGTCCACCGCTGCGCGAACGCCCTCGAGTACGCGCTCGTAGGTCGAACTCTGCGTCAGCGCCTTGAAGTCCGCCGGGTCGAGGGCGTCCTGCGAGACGTTCACCCGTTCCAGTCCTGCGTCCACCAGTCCCTCCGCACGTCCCGAGAGGAACGTCCCGTTCGTCGTCATCGACACCGCCATCGAGTCGGGCGCCCGACGCACGATTTCTTCTAGGTCGTCCCGCAGCATCGGTTCGCCGCCCGTGAGTTTCACGCTGTCCACGCCGAACTCGCTGGCGACCTCCAGGAACCGGACCACGTCGTCCGCCGTCATCTCGTGGTCCCGGGGGTCCATCGGGCCACGCGTGTCTCCCAACCCCTCGTTGTGACAGTAGACGCAATCGAAGTTACAGCGGTCGGTGAGGGAGACGCGGACCCCGGACACCTCGCGCCCGAACGAGTCCGAGAGCATGCTACTGTATCCCACGTACAGACGTTTAAATCCGCGGGTGAAACCGCCCGAAGCGTAACCGTTCGTGGTTACGTGCCGTCGCTCGCGTCCGCTACTCGGGATCGTTCGTCACAATCCTTATCGGCGCACCGCGTCCTACTCGGAGCCATGAACGAAGCCGACGTCCTCGACCTCCTCGAAGCCGTCGAGGACCCCGCGCTCGGCGACGACATCGTCTCGCTGGGCCTCGTCAACGACCTCGACGTCGACGGCGACACCGTCACCATCTCGCTTGCACTCGGCGCGCCCTACTCGCCGACCGAGACAGATATCGCCGGCCGCGTCCGCGAAGTGCTCCACGCCGAAGGCCTCGAAACCGACCTCACGGCCGCCATCCCCGACCGCACCGGCGACGACGTCCTCCCCGGCGTCAAGAACGTCGTCGCCGTCGCCTCCGGCAAGGGCGGCGTCGGCAAGTCCACCGTCGCCGTCAACCTCGCTGCGGGCCTCGCCGACCGCGGTGCGCGCGTCGGCCTCTTCGACGCCGACATCTACGGGCCCAACGTCCCACGGATGGTCGACGCCGACGACCACCCGCAGGCCACCGAGAGCGAGACCATCGTCCCGCCCGAGAAGTTCGGCATGAAACTCATGAGCATGGCGTTCATGGTCGGCGAAGACGACCCCGTCATCTGGCGCGGCCCGATGATCCACAAAGTCATCACGCAACTCATCGAGGATGTCGAGTGGGGCTACCTCGACTACCTCGTCGTCGACCTCCCGCCGGGAACCGGCGACACCCAACTCACGCTACTCCAGACCGTCCCGCTCACCGGCGCCGTCGTCGTCACCACCCCGCAGGACGTCGCCGTCGACGACGCCCGCAAAGGCCTCCGCATGTTCGGCCGCCACGACACCACCGTCCTCGGCATCGCCGAGAACATGAGCACCTTCGTCTGCCCCGACTGCGGCGACGAACACGACATCTTCGGGAGCGGCGGCGGCCGCGAGTTCGCCGACGACAACGACCTCCCGTTCCTCGGCTCCATCCCCCTCGACCCGAGCGTCCGCTCCGGGAGCGACGACGGCGAACCGGTCGTCCTCGACGACGACAACGACACCGGCGGCGCGTTCCGCGACCTCACCGCCGAAACCGCCGACATGCTCGGCCTCGTCAACCGACGGAGCGTCGCCGATGACTGAATTCGACGATCACGAGAAACGCGACGCCCTCCGCGAGGTAGCGAACGAACTCCGGAACGAGGACTCCGAAGAAGCCGAACGCGTCGCCGCCATCGTCCACCGCGTCAGCGACATCTACGCCGACGACGAGGACGTCGACGCCCAGCACGTCTACCTCAACATGCGGAACATCCTCGAAATCTCGGAGCAGGGCGGAATCGACCGTTAGGTCAGCGACGCTTTCGGCGCCGCCACAGCCCGAGCCCACCGACGACCAACACCACGGTCGCGACCGCGCCAATCCGCGAAGCGCGCTCGGAGATCGGTTTCACGTCCGGCCCCTGGTCGCGGTACTTTTTGGCTGACTCGTTCTCGTAGTAGACCTCCTCGTTCATGTCCGAGAGGTTCGGGACCTCCTCGAAGGCGCGCTCCCACGAGCGGTCGGTGCCGTTCGGATTCGCGACGAACTCCTCCCGGTCGAATTTCCCGTCCGAGCGCTTCCAGTGCTCGTACAACTTGAGTTCCCCGACGACTGTCTCGCCCGGCGATTCCTCCAATGGGACGTGGTAGACGAGCGTGTGGTTGTCTGGACGGTTTGGTAGGTCTCGTGAAGTTGGCGTTTCGAACGTTTTCACTAATAATGAAGGGTAATACGACCGGTTGGCCGGATTCGTCGCCGTCACTTCGAGAGTCGTTTCGCCACTACTCTGATTTCGAAGTACTTCCACGTCGGTGATGTACGGCGATGGGAACCCGCCCTCTTCGGACTCGTCGAATCGTTCGGTGAAATTGAACACTGCAGTACCGGCGTAGGTACCTGCTCGCACGGTGTGGTTCTCGGCGGTTACGTCGATCCAGCCGGTGATATTGCTCTGTGCAGAGAATGTCTCACCAGGTGCTATTCGCTCACTCGGCAGATTTCGAACTGTTCTGTCGTCGACCTGAATCCCGTATCCAGCCTTCGTTTTCTTTTCACCTACGTTCTCCGCCGAGACGCAGACCAACCGTTCAGACTGGTCGAACGTGATTGTGTATTGTACTTCTATTTCGCCGAGTGTTTCGACGCCCGTCCAGACCTCTCCTTGACAGTTCTGCTCAGACCGAAGATTCGTGCCGCTAGCCGGCGCGACTGCCGAAAAGAGGACCAGTCCTGCCAAGACGAGAGCAGCAGTCTTACTCGTACCCAACATCTGATTCGTTCACGTGATTAGAGATGAAGTTTTTAGATTCTTCGGTTGTAAGAAAGACGTCCGCGCTCTCTTCGACTGTGATTTCTCGCGTCTGTGTCTGTACTTGTCCCTTCTGGCCACTGCTCGGTGAGCGGAGTCGGGTCCGGAGTTCGACTGTCGCAGTTACTGACGTTCGGACCACGTTCGACGGGTTCGCCGGGTCCGAAACTTGCTCGAGCGAGGTTCCAGCGTCGAGACGCATCATCCACTGCTTCGTCGGCTCCGTCTCGCCGACGCGCACGTCGGCGTTCGACGTGTAGATTAACTTCGCTCGGTCGCTTTCCACTGTTTCGTACGGCAACCACTCGTACTCCGCTGACTGTGTCTGCACGGTCTTCGACGCGAGGTACGTCCGTTCCGTTCGCTCGTGGTGCGTCGTGACAGAGTACTCGTACTGGCGCTCGTAATCGGCGTTCTCGACTTTCACGCTTCGCCGCGCGCCGGTCT
The nucleotide sequence above comes from Halobacterium litoreum. Encoded proteins:
- a CDS encoding HVO_2922 family protein, yielding MSNATFHVYEDSAGQYRWRLVHRNGNIIADSGEGYASKQKAKQGLRSVQDNAADADVVEEKPPEQ
- a CDS encoding isopentenyl phosphate kinase produces the protein MTVVLKLGGSVVTEKDEPETVATDRLADLAGAVADSGVSDLVVVHGGGSFGHPHAAEHGVSSTEGTKDAAAVRDIAGAMEDLNEAVVDALADAGVPAVPVHPFSAGFRGEDGHLFLPTGQLDAMLEEGFVPVLHGDVLAHAGEGATIVSGDELVVRLADRLVADRVGLCSTVPGVLDQHGDVIPEITAYEDAAAALGESDATDVTGGMAAKVEALLGLGSPAFVFGPDDLDDFLAGRDAGTRIDG
- the mvk gene encoding mevalonate kinase produces the protein MTTTSSAPGKVYLFGEHAVVYGEPAVPCAIERRARVTVSERDDDRLRVSADALSIDGFTVEYGNASDDGPDVDVPTPLVEAATGYVDEAVAQARDAAGRPDAGFDVEIESEIPLGAGLGSSAAVAVAGIDAATRELGVKLDTREVADRAYRVEHEVQDGQASRADTFCSAMGGAVRVEGDDCTTLEAPDLPFVVGYDGTSHDTGELVSGVRALRDEFEFAADTVETVGDLVREGERALADGDVETLGRLMNFNHGLLSALGVSARTLDNMVWAARDGGAVGAKLTGAGGGGSIVALDDDGGSVTALSLTPDCEEAFRAELATEGVRVE
- a CDS encoding VOC family protein; the protein is MRPVIDHVPFAGASHDALVERFETAGFSPDYGGEHPDAGTEMSALVFPDGSYLELVAPTRDDPAWWGDFFEYGDPVAGPSDWCIESGSVHAECQRVIDHDVEVHGPSHGSRERPDGTVVEWDNAFLGPPDEHLLPFVVTDRTPREYRVPDADNYGAPVSGIDCVVLATEDLESAVDRFRRLYRFPNPEYDYDDAFGDLASFPGQDVVLCEPTDGELRERVDRFGPCPATVLLTADVDDAVHQHPLDGGREWFERRVRMVEGLAPHLGVVSRN
- the rpsB gene encoding 30S ribosomal protein S2 produces the protein MSENESDTEAELEDAPEDEQDAPAAEEATESEAQTDEQTSEEPEPESTATEDVMSDEEADLLIPVEDYLGAGVHIGTQQKTNDMERFIHRVRTDGLYVLDVSKTDDRIRTAADFLANYDPEQILVTSSRQYGRFPAEKFAEAVGARARTGRFIPGTLTNPQYDGYIEPDVLVVTDPIGDSQAVKEAITVGIPVIAMCDSNNQTSNVDLVVPTNNKGRRALSVVYWLLANETLDRRGAEPTYALEDFEDGL
- the eno gene encoding phosphopyruvate hydratase, yielding MTRIEAVRFRPILDSRGNKTVEAEVSTESGGFGRAAAPSGASTGEYEAIELPVDEAIAAARERIAPRLEGREFAGDQRSVDSALRAADGTEDFSEVGANSAVAVSMAVAKAAADVLGAPLYQHLGGAFRGRNFPVPLGNVVGGGEHAADATAIQEFLAAPVGAPSVRQAVFANAAVHERVGDLLEERGEAAAKGDEGAWAPSIDDATAFEIVDEATSDVAEEFGFEIRIGLDLAAAERYDGDEYVFGDEHRSTAEQVDYVADLVDEYDLAYVEDPLDEDDFEAFAELTERVGDRTLVCGDDLFVTNTERLQRGIDEGAANSILVKPNQIGTLSEAFDAIELASRNGYDAVVSHRSGETEDATIAHLAVATDAPFIKTGAVGGERTAKLNELIRIADEA
- a CDS encoding DNA-directed RNA polymerase subunit K encodes the protein MTESQQFSRYEKARIIGARALQVSYGAPVLVDTDQTEPILIAAEEYDADALPFTVRREN
- a CDS encoding DNA-directed RNA polymerase subunit N, with product MMVPVRCFTCGNVVGEYWEEFKARAESHDGDEDPADVLDDLGVDRHCCRRMLVSHQDLVDVVSPYQ
- a CDS encoding 30S ribosomal protein S9; translated protein: MVTNTSGKKKTAVARATVSDGKGRVRINSQPVELVEPEMSRLKMLEPFRIAGEDLRDDVDVDIDVSGGGFAGQADAVRTAIARGLVEHLGDAELRDAYREFDRSLLVNDVRQSESKKWGGPGARARYQKSYR
- a CDS encoding 50S ribosomal protein L13; this translates as MSLAEFDADVVVDARDCIMGRVATNVAERALDGETVAVVNAEQTIITGTKDDVFGTYNKRAELGSDSGPYYPKRPDGIFKRAIRGMLPYKKDRGREALENVRVYVGNPTDEDGEILEGTSLDRLSNIRFVTLGEVSEELGANVTW